The Mycolicibacterium mageritense genome contains a region encoding:
- a CDS encoding DinB family protein has translation MPGMPAPAADERQTLIEFLAFQQNAFFAVAYGLTDEQARATPSVSTLSIGGLVKHATGVQKGWTERAAHAPAAPPADPRPMEEQMADYADQYVMRDDETLAALLAALKAQNADTLRVFAEQDLAAPVPVPRGVPWFPQDIDNWSVRWVAMHLIEELSRHAGHADIIRESLDRATMYELMAAAEEWPETDWIKRWRPASV, from the coding sequence ATGCCAGGAATGCCCGCCCCCGCCGCCGACGAACGCCAGACGCTGATCGAATTTCTGGCGTTCCAGCAGAATGCGTTCTTCGCGGTGGCCTACGGCCTGACCGACGAGCAGGCCCGCGCGACACCGTCGGTGAGCACGCTGTCCATCGGCGGCCTGGTCAAACACGCCACCGGGGTCCAGAAGGGCTGGACCGAGCGCGCCGCGCATGCGCCCGCCGCACCACCGGCGGATCCGCGCCCGATGGAAGAGCAGATGGCCGACTATGCCGACCAGTACGTGATGCGGGACGACGAGACCCTCGCCGCGCTACTCGCGGCACTCAAGGCGCAGAACGCCGACACCCTGCGGGTGTTCGCCGAACAGGATCTGGCCGCGCCGGTACCTGTGCCCCGCGGAGTGCCCTGGTTTCCGCAGGACATCGACAACTGGTCGGTGCGCTGGGTCGCCATGCACCTGATCGAGGAGCTCAGCAGACACGCCGGGCATGCCGACATCATCCGCGAATCCCTGGACCGCGCAACGATGTACGAGTTGATGGCGGCGGCTGAAGAATGGCCGGAGACCGATTGGATCAAGCGCTGGCGGCCCGCGTCCGTGTGA
- a CDS encoding DinB family protein, giving the protein MRTDLLADQLDYHWTNQLRPRLNGLTDDEYFWQPVPDCWTVHPDGAIDFSYPPPQPEPFTTIAWRLAHVIVGVLAMRNHSHFGGPPADYQSWPYATDAATALKQLDDAYRNWIDGVRGLGEDDLQRPVGPAEGPWAEHPMAELVLHINREVIHHGAEIACIRDLYAHSAHDKEN; this is encoded by the coding sequence ATGCGAACAGATCTCCTGGCCGACCAGTTGGACTACCACTGGACCAACCAGCTGCGGCCCCGGCTGAACGGCCTGACCGACGACGAGTACTTCTGGCAGCCGGTACCGGACTGCTGGACCGTGCATCCCGACGGCGCAATCGATTTCAGCTATCCGCCGCCCCAGCCCGAACCGTTCACCACGATCGCGTGGCGGCTCGCGCACGTCATCGTGGGCGTGCTGGCGATGCGCAACCACTCGCACTTCGGCGGCCCACCTGCCGACTACCAGTCCTGGCCGTACGCCACCGATGCGGCCACGGCGCTGAAACAACTCGACGACGCGTACCGAAATTGGATCGACGGTGTGCGCGGGCTCGGCGAAGATGACCTGCAGCGGCCGGTCGGTCCGGCCGAAGGCCCGTGGGCCGAGCATCCGATGGCCGAGCTCGTTCTGCACATCAACCGGGAGGTCATCCACCACGGCGCCGAAATCGCTTGCATCCGTGATCTTTACGCTCATTCAGCCCACGACAAGGAGAACTGA